The Kitasatospora sp. NBC_00374 genome has a segment encoding these proteins:
- a CDS encoding ABATE domain-containing protein: MELASYADFAVRLVNSEEPERGTDALTSVDAVRALFPGPSRAAALTDESDLPRLRAVRTRLRGVFEAAAEGEDVRAVDLLNSLMVEYPVSPMVSGHDDLDESGRPDWHLHLADNAPTAAANYSAVACMGLAIHLTELGVDRLGICQAAPCRNAYLDTSTNRSRRYCSDRCATRANVAAYRARKREEALQAAQLTPRA, translated from the coding sequence GTGGAGCTCGCCTCGTACGCCGACTTCGCCGTCCGGCTGGTGAACAGCGAGGAGCCCGAGCGCGGCACCGACGCGCTGACCTCGGTGGACGCGGTGCGCGCGCTGTTCCCCGGCCCCTCCCGGGCCGCCGCCCTCACCGACGAGTCGGACCTGCCCCGGCTGCGGGCCGTCCGGACCAGGCTGCGCGGTGTGTTCGAGGCCGCCGCCGAGGGCGAGGACGTCCGGGCGGTCGACCTGCTGAACAGCCTGATGGTCGAGTACCCGGTCAGCCCGATGGTGTCCGGCCACGACGACCTGGACGAGAGCGGCCGGCCCGACTGGCACCTGCACCTCGCGGACAACGCCCCCACCGCCGCCGCCAACTACTCGGCCGTCGCCTGCATGGGGCTGGCCATCCACCTGACCGAGCTGGGCGTCGACCGGCTCGGCATCTGCCAGGCCGCCCCCTGTCGCAACGCCTACCTGGACACCTCCACCAACCGCTCCCGCCGCTACTGCTCCGACCGCTGCGCGACCCGGGCCAACGTCGCCGCCTACCGCGCCCGCAAGCGCGAGGAGGCCCTGCAGGCCGCGCAGCTCACTCCCCGGGCCTGA
- the sodX gene encoding nickel-type superoxide dismutase maturation protease, whose translation MPVSRPQGGAPFGVVDVAGPSMRRLLSDGDRVLVRYGAPVRPGAVVLFRHPFQQDLLVIKRAAGRRPGGWWMLSENPLVNTDSREYGAVPPELVLGRVLLRLRPSPAWLAPAPWLERALARRPLAGLPALTARLGVLPPVDLRPGE comes from the coding sequence ATGCCGGTGAGTCGGCCGCAGGGTGGCGCGCCGTTCGGCGTGGTGGACGTGGCGGGCCCGTCGATGCGCAGACTGCTGTCGGACGGGGACCGGGTGCTGGTGCGCTACGGCGCGCCGGTGCGGCCGGGCGCGGTGGTGCTGTTCCGGCACCCGTTCCAGCAGGACCTGCTGGTGATCAAGCGGGCCGCGGGCCGGCGCCCTGGCGGCTGGTGGATGCTCTCGGAGAACCCGCTGGTGAACACCGACAGCCGGGAGTACGGCGCGGTGCCGCCGGAGCTGGTGCTCGGCCGGGTGCTGCTGCGGCTGCGGCCCTCGCCGGCCTGGCTCGCCCCGGCGCCGTGGCTGGAGCGCGCGCTGGCCCGCCGGCCGCTGGCCGGGCTGCCCGCGCTGACGGCCCGGCTCGGGGTGCTCCCGCCCGTGGACCTCAGGCCCGGGGAGTGA
- the sodN gene encoding superoxide dismutase, Ni, whose amino-acid sequence MFSRLFAPRVTAHAHCDLPCGVYDPAQARIEAESVKATQEKYQANEDPHFRARAIVIKEERAELVKHHLSVLHTDYFKAPHFEAYPQLHDLFNKAGKAASAAKASTDPATGQALLDLISEIDTIFWETKKA is encoded by the coding sequence ATGTTCTCTCGTCTGTTTGCTCCGCGCGTCACCGCGCACGCTCACTGTGACCTCCCCTGCGGCGTCTACGACCCGGCGCAGGCCCGGATCGAGGCCGAGTCGGTGAAGGCCACTCAGGAGAAGTACCAGGCCAACGAGGACCCGCACTTCCGTGCGCGCGCCATCGTGATCAAGGAGGAGCGCGCCGAGCTGGTCAAGCACCACCTCTCCGTGCTGCACACCGACTACTTCAAGGCCCCGCACTTCGAGGCCTACCCGCAGCTGCACGACCTGTTCAACAAGGCCGGCAAGGCCGCCTCGGCCGCCAAGGCCTCCACGGACCCGGCCACCGGCCAGGCCCTGCTCGACCTGATCTCGGAGATCGACACGATCTTCTGGGAGACCAAGAAGGCCTGA